A single Gammaproteobacteria bacterium DNA region contains:
- a CDS encoding outer membrane lipoprotein carrier protein LolA has product MKNTCFVVLAMLCAAADPGAALAMQETADPLAILERASAEYSGLTGFCADFRQTLTSPLLNQVTRSRGRMCQQQPDRFSMRFTDPEGDLVVADGEWLWVYFPSGDAGQVIRSPLTSGGRGGFDFHREFLSDPGTRYAPAYLRSEQLDGAPTHVIRLIPRRPSAYREARVWIDEGTWFIRRTEIEEENGNLREVRLAGFEPNPQLGSEVFHFTPPRGVQVITR; this is encoded by the coding sequence ATGAAAAACACGTGCTTCGTCGTTCTGGCGATGTTGTGCGCGGCCGCCGATCCGGGTGCCGCCCTCGCCATGCAGGAGACCGCGGACCCGTTGGCGATTCTCGAGCGGGCTTCCGCGGAGTATTCCGGATTGACGGGGTTCTGCGCCGACTTCCGGCAGACCCTGACCTCGCCGCTTCTGAACCAGGTGACGCGCTCCCGGGGGCGCATGTGCCAGCAGCAGCCGGACCGCTTCTCCATGCGCTTCACCGATCCCGAAGGCGACCTGGTGGTCGCCGACGGGGAGTGGCTGTGGGTCTACTTTCCGAGCGGCGACGCCGGCCAGGTCATTCGCTCGCCCTTGACCTCCGGGGGACGGGGCGGCTTCGACTTCCACCGCGAATTCCTCTCGGATCCGGGGACCCGCTACGCCCCCGCGTATCTGCGCAGCGAGCAACTCGACGGCGCCCCCACCCACGTCATCCGGCTGATACCGCGCCGGCCGTCCGCCTATCGCGAGGCGCGGGTGTGGATCGATGAGGGGACGTGGTTCATCCGGCGTACCGAGATCGAGGAGGAAAACGGCAACCTGCGCGAGGTGCGGCTGGCCGGATTCGAGCCGAACCCCCAGCTGGGGAGCGAGGTCTTCCACTTCACGCCGCCCCGGGGGGTCCAGGTCATCACGCGATGA